Part of the Sodalinema gerasimenkoae IPPAS B-353 genome is shown below.
CCCCTCCATCTCAAGGGGATTGATGAAACGGTGCTTGCGTTCTCCCTCAACCCCCTGGATAATGAGTGATTTGTTGAATGCCTTGCTGTTACCATCATGACTGTTGCCATTGTTGTTTTAAATCAGACCAGTGTGTCTCTGGCGCGTCAGGTGGCCCAGGGTTGTGCTGATGGGGTCATTTATGGTCTAGACCGCCGTACAACGGGGGTGGATGTCTCGTTTTCGGAGTTTGGGCCGACGCTGCGATCGCTGTTTGAACAGAGAATCCCCATTATTGGCATTTGTGCAGCGGGGATTCTCATTCGCACCCTGGCCCCGGTGTTGGGGAATAAAGCCGAAGATCCCCCCGTGTTGGCGATCGCCGAAGATGGGAGTGCGGTGGTTCCTCTGCTGGGGGGCCTACAGGGGGTGAATGACCTGGCCCGTCAAATTGCCCAAGTTTTGCAGGTGTCCCCGGCCATTACCGCCAGTGGTGAGATTCGCTTTCAGACCACTCTGCTCTCGCCACCTCGGGGCTATCGCTTACTCAACGACCCGGACCAGGCTAAGGGGTTTATTGCTGAAGTCCTAGGGGGAGCGACGGTGCGCCAGGTGGGAGAAGCGGCCTGGCTAGAGTCGAGTCAGTTACCGTGGTCAGAGTCGGGAGAGTTAACCGTCATGGTGCGACCCCATGAGACGGGTCCGGTGACCCCCACGGAACGCTGTTTGGTCTATGAGAAACTGCCAGAACAGGGGCGTTTGGCGATTGTGGGGACGGGCCCTGGCTGTGCTGAGTGGATGTCTCCCCAGGTGCGACGAACCTTGCTAGAGGCGACAGACTGGGTGGGCTATCGGACCTATCTCAATCTCGTGGAATCCCTGCGATTGCCCTCGATTAAGCGTCATGAGTCTGAGAATCGGGTGGAGGGCGATCGCGCTCGTCAGGCCTTGGATTTGGCCTCGACTGGGCGACGGGTGGTGTTAGTCTCCTCGGGAGATCCGGGGATTTTTGCCATGGCGGCGGCCGTATTTGAGGTGTTGGAGACGGGGAAGAACCCGGATTGGCAACAAGTGGAGATTGAAGTTTGTCCGGGAATTTCTGCCATGCAGGCGGCGGCGGCTCAGGTGGGTGCGCCGCTGGGTCATGATTTTGTGGTCATGTCCCTGTCGGATATTCTCAAACCCTGGTCGGTGATTGAGTCACGGCTGCAAGCAGCGGCCCAGGGAGATTTTGCCATCGCCCTGTACAATCCCGTTTCTAAGCAGCGCATTTGGCAGTTGGACCGGGCACGGGAGCTGCTTCTGGAGTGGCGATCGCCCTCAACGCCGGTGGTTTTGGCTCGCAATTTGGGGCGATCGGGGCAACAGGTGAGGGTCAAACCTTTGGGGGAGTTGACGGCTGCTGATGCGGATATGCGGACGGTGATTTTAATCGGATCGAGTCAGACGCGCCAGGTGCAACGAGGGGAGAAGCTGCCCTGGGTGTATACGCCTCGGTGTTATGGGAAGAAGGCAATAGGCAGTGGGCAGTAGGCAGTAGGCAGTAGCCAAGAGGGGGGTTTAGGTTTTGGGGTGCTCTGGGAGGTGGACGGTAAAGCAACTGCCTTGGCCGACTTGAGTTTTGACGGTTAAGGTTCCCTTGTGGGTTGAGGCGATGGCTTGGGCGATGGCTAATCCTAGGCCGGAACCGCCGCTGTGCCTAGAGCGATCGCCCTGTACTCGGTAGAAGCGATCAAAAATGCGTTGCTGTTGGTCTGGGGGAATCCCGATTCCTGTATCTTCAACTCTAATCTGGATTAGGCCGTCATGCTGTTGCACGCTCGTGGTCACTGTTCCTCCCTCCTGGGTGTATTGAATGCCATTGGCAACGAGATTGGCAAACAGACGATATAACTGTTCCTCGTCGCCCCAAATCCAGAGAGGGTCGCTGCGTCCCTGACGCTTTAACTGTACCTGGCTGGCAATGGCCAAGGCGGCAAACTCTTCCAAGACTTCATCCACCAGTAGGTTGACGTCACAACGGGTCTGGGAAACTCGCTCAATCTGTAAGTCAATGCGAGACAACA
Proteins encoded:
- the cobJ gene encoding precorrin-3B C(17)-methyltransferase, which produces MTVAIVVLNQTSVSLARQVAQGCADGVIYGLDRRTTGVDVSFSEFGPTLRSLFEQRIPIIGICAAGILIRTLAPVLGNKAEDPPVLAIAEDGSAVVPLLGGLQGVNDLARQIAQVLQVSPAITASGEIRFQTTLLSPPRGYRLLNDPDQAKGFIAEVLGGATVRQVGEAAWLESSQLPWSESGELTVMVRPHETGPVTPTERCLVYEKLPEQGRLAIVGTGPGCAEWMSPQVRRTLLEATDWVGYRTYLNLVESLRLPSIKRHESENRVEGDRARQALDLASTGRRVVLVSSGDPGIFAMAAAVFEVLETGKNPDWQQVEIEVCPGISAMQAAAAQVGAPLGHDFVVMSLSDILKPWSVIESRLQAAAQGDFAIALYNPVSKQRIWQLDRARELLLEWRSPSTPVVLARNLGRSGQQVRVKPLGELTAADADMRTVILIGSSQTRQVQRGEKLPWVYTPRCYGKKAIGSGQ